A genome region from Arthrobacter sp. V1I9 includes the following:
- a CDS encoding DEAD/DEAH box helicase → MPSQPDESAALAIQTPAINDRSLAAGLAYAMGSRVSGISFDAATGLMLGKVRGGADLPYSTTAKLVRKGGGWSCTVGVCSCPVRKDCKHVAALLFAAEDNPATRVQLLSPATATQVSHAPATAVSDWERALSPLISQPGIAPSTNGVPLALQFEIEEPAPHFSYTGRRDPLRSVRQLKARPVIMGAKGKWIRGDVSWNTLSYLNFRRECNESHVEWMQEFLAAHSASAARMQNSSGLWLGLNTYSGKNLWSLLADAKKIGLALVHSRGTEPVRLAESPAAVGLNLSRYGSPVTKPSAAAVESNGTPAKAQTSDGGLELAPTVTVEGVEVDPASIGTIGRPAHGIFVTSGEAALPGVPDPDGVITLAPLESGLSEELLAFVTAGSTLHIPAKDESRFLTGFYPRLKQAARVTARDESVELPTLALPTLSLLANYGADHKVRLHWEWHYKTGNLVTAQPLWRHPGDHGYRDDTAEARILEGIGQPWDVVPALGESATGGWGTPRLAASVELKGLDTLGFTEEVLPRLRQAPDVDVDTAGDIADYREAEEAPVVSISTKATEQRDWFDLGIQISLEGQPVSFAAVFSALAAGQTKMLLPSGAYFSLDLPELHQLRALIEEARSLQDNKDAPLQISRFQAGLWDELAQLGIVDEQAAAWRSAVGGLLEGGVDGLPLPSTLNAELRPYQLEGFNWLTFLYRHSLGGILADDMGLGKTVQALALMCAAKELALSVASGEPAPGTLVPAPGAGAPFLVVAPTSVVGNWALEAARFAPGLKIQAISETFAKSSQVPAESLAGVDIVITSYALFRIDYEAYASREWAGLVLDEAQFVKNHQSKAYQCARKLPAAFKLAITGTPLENNLMEFWALTSIVAPGLFSSPKRFAEYYQKPVEKNGDKGQLDKLRRRVRPLMMRRTKDQVIKDLPPKQEQILEVVLNPRHQKVYQTHLQRERQKILGLIEDVNKNRFTIFQSLTLLRQLSLDASLVDPALSSVRSSKLDVLFEQLEDLVAEGHRALIFSQFTGFLGKVRERLDEEKIEYCYLDGGTRNRADVVSEFKNGSAPVFLISLKAGGFGLNLTEADYVFLLDPWWNPASEAQAVDRTHRIGQERNVMVYRLVAKDTIEEKVMALKARKSQLFADVLEGDALAGGSITAEDLAGLFQE, encoded by the coding sequence ATGCCATCCCAACCGGACGAGAGTGCGGCACTGGCAATACAGACTCCCGCCATCAACGACCGTTCGCTGGCGGCCGGACTGGCGTATGCCATGGGAAGCCGCGTCTCGGGAATTTCGTTCGACGCCGCCACCGGACTCATGCTGGGCAAGGTCCGCGGCGGCGCGGACCTTCCGTATTCGACCACCGCCAAGCTGGTCCGCAAGGGTGGCGGCTGGAGCTGCACCGTAGGGGTGTGCAGCTGCCCGGTGCGGAAGGACTGCAAGCATGTGGCGGCGCTGCTCTTCGCCGCCGAGGATAATCCGGCCACCCGCGTGCAGCTGCTTTCGCCGGCCACCGCCACCCAAGTCTCGCACGCACCGGCCACCGCCGTTTCTGATTGGGAACGGGCCCTCAGCCCGCTGATCTCCCAGCCGGGAATTGCGCCCTCGACCAACGGCGTGCCCCTGGCGCTCCAGTTCGAGATTGAAGAGCCCGCGCCGCACTTTTCCTACACAGGCCGCCGGGACCCGCTGCGCAGTGTCCGCCAGCTCAAGGCCCGCCCGGTCATCATGGGCGCCAAGGGCAAGTGGATCCGCGGCGACGTCTCCTGGAACACCCTGAGCTACCTGAACTTCCGCCGTGAGTGCAACGAGTCGCACGTCGAGTGGATGCAGGAGTTCCTGGCTGCGCACTCCGCCTCGGCCGCCCGGATGCAGAACTCATCAGGCCTCTGGCTGGGCCTGAACACCTACTCCGGAAAGAATCTCTGGAGCCTGCTGGCGGACGCCAAAAAGATCGGCCTGGCACTGGTCCACTCGCGCGGCACCGAACCGGTCCGGCTCGCGGAGTCCCCCGCCGCCGTCGGCCTTAACCTCAGCCGTTACGGCTCGCCCGTCACTAAACCTTCCGCTGCTGCCGTGGAGTCAAACGGTACGCCCGCCAAAGCTCAAACTTCGGACGGCGGGCTGGAGCTTGCGCCCACCGTCACCGTTGAGGGCGTTGAGGTTGATCCGGCGTCGATAGGCACCATCGGCCGTCCGGCGCACGGCATTTTTGTAACGTCCGGGGAGGCGGCCTTGCCGGGCGTCCCGGACCCCGACGGTGTCATCACGCTGGCGCCGCTGGAAAGTGGCCTGAGCGAGGAGCTGCTGGCCTTTGTTACTGCGGGCAGCACCCTCCACATTCCCGCCAAGGACGAGTCGCGCTTCCTCACCGGGTTCTACCCCAGGCTGAAGCAGGCGGCCCGCGTCACTGCCCGCGATGAGTCTGTTGAACTTCCCACCCTGGCCCTCCCCACCCTCTCCCTGCTGGCAAATTACGGCGCCGACCACAAGGTGCGGCTCCACTGGGAATGGCACTACAAAACAGGAAACCTGGTCACGGCCCAACCGCTGTGGCGGCACCCCGGCGACCACGGCTACCGAGACGACACCGCCGAGGCCCGGATCCTTGAAGGGATCGGCCAGCCCTGGGACGTGGTCCCGGCCCTGGGCGAATCCGCAACCGGCGGCTGGGGCACTCCCCGGCTCGCGGCTTCGGTAGAGCTGAAGGGCCTGGACACCCTGGGGTTCACCGAGGAAGTACTGCCCCGCCTGCGCCAGGCTCCCGACGTCGACGTGGACACCGCGGGCGACATCGCCGACTACCGCGAGGCTGAAGAAGCGCCGGTGGTTTCCATCTCCACCAAGGCCACCGAGCAGCGCGACTGGTTCGACCTCGGCATCCAGATCTCCCTTGAGGGACAGCCGGTTTCCTTCGCCGCCGTGTTCTCCGCGCTCGCGGCGGGGCAAACCAAGATGCTGCTGCCCAGCGGCGCCTACTTCTCGTTGGACCTCCCCGAACTGCACCAGCTGCGGGCGCTGATCGAGGAGGCCCGCTCGCTGCAGGACAACAAGGACGCACCGCTGCAGATCAGCCGCTTCCAGGCAGGCCTGTGGGATGAGCTGGCCCAGCTGGGAATCGTAGATGAGCAGGCGGCGGCCTGGCGCTCGGCGGTTGGCGGCCTGCTTGAGGGTGGCGTGGACGGCCTGCCGCTCCCGTCCACCCTGAACGCCGAACTGCGTCCGTACCAGCTGGAGGGCTTTAACTGGCTCACCTTCCTGTACCGGCACAGCCTGGGCGGCATCCTGGCCGACGACATGGGCCTTGGCAAGACCGTGCAGGCGCTCGCCCTGATGTGCGCGGCAAAGGAACTGGCGCTGTCGGTTGCTTCTGGGGAACCCGCACCCGGCACCTTGGTCCCGGCGCCCGGCGCCGGCGCTCCCTTCTTAGTGGTGGCGCCCACCAGCGTCGTGGGCAACTGGGCCCTGGAAGCAGCGCGCTTCGCTCCCGGTTTAAAGATCCAAGCCATCAGTGAAACCTTCGCGAAGAGCAGCCAGGTCCCGGCAGAATCGCTCGCCGGGGTGGACATCGTGATCACGTCCTATGCCCTGTTCCGGATCGATTACGAGGCATACGCCTCCCGCGAGTGGGCGGGCCTGGTTTTGGACGAGGCCCAGTTTGTAAAAAACCACCAGTCCAAGGCGTACCAGTGTGCCCGGAAACTGCCGGCCGCTTTTAAGCTCGCAATCACAGGCACACCGCTGGAAAACAACCTTATGGAATTCTGGGCGCTCACCTCGATCGTCGCGCCGGGGCTGTTCTCCAGTCCCAAGCGTTTCGCGGAGTACTACCAGAAGCCTGTGGAAAAAAACGGTGATAAGGGGCAGCTGGACAAGCTCCGCCGTCGGGTCCGTCCGCTGATGATGCGCCGCACCAAGGACCAGGTCATCAAGGACCTGCCGCCCAAGCAGGAGCAGATCCTGGAAGTGGTGCTGAACCCGCGCCACCAGAAGGTGTACCAGACGCACCTGCAGCGGGAACGGCAGAAGATCCTGGGGCTGATCGAGGACGTCAACAAGAACCGCTTCACCATCTTCCAGTCGCTGACCCTTTTGCGGCAGCTCAGCCTGGACGCATCGCTTGTTGATCCGGCGTTGTCGTCGGTCCGGTCCAGCAAGCTGGACGTGCTGTTCGAGCAGCTGGAGGACCTGGTGGCGGAGGGCCACCGGGCCCTGATCTTCAGCCAGTTCACGGGCTTCCTCGGCAAGGTCAGGGAGCGGCTGGACGAGGAGAAGATTGAGTACTGCTACCTCGACGGCGGAACCCGCAACCGGGCCGACGTTGTCAGCGAGTTCAAAAACGGCAGTGCACCGGTGTTCCTGATCTCGCTGAAGGCCGGCGGGTTTGGGCTGAACCTTACGGAGGCCGATTACGTGTTCCTGCTGGATCCATGGTGGAACCCGGCGTCCGAGGCGCAGGCTGTGGACCGGACGCACAGGATCGGGCAGGAGCGGAACGTCATGGTCTACCGGCTTGTCGCCAAGGACACGATCGAAGAAAAGGTTATGGCGCTGAAGGCCCGGAAGTCGCAGCTGTTCGCCGACGTGCTGGAAGGCGATGCCTTGGCCGGTGGCTCCATCACCGCAGAGGACCTGGCAGGGCTGTTCCAGGAGTAA
- a CDS encoding DUF5655 domain-containing protein, with protein sequence MPTVPESRKKPSTWQSMVDSNKALLVRKTGEDTAHWVEKARAAGIRNDGELRTWMRDGFGVTGYAQYAVSWEMFGYPEFMLRDADELMDGQYINHPHLRPIADAILAWASATEGVDIQMRKGYVSLHSPRRKFAQVTRTTNTAVDVTLRLEAPAEGRIETVKTRADDPFARRVRLTSTEHVDDRLLEILALALKQNS encoded by the coding sequence ATGCCTACGGTTCCAGAGTCCCGGAAAAAGCCCAGCACCTGGCAATCGATGGTGGACAGCAACAAAGCCCTCCTTGTCAGGAAGACCGGCGAAGACACCGCCCACTGGGTCGAAAAGGCCCGCGCCGCCGGCATCCGGAACGACGGCGAGCTCCGCACCTGGATGCGCGACGGCTTCGGGGTGACGGGGTACGCCCAGTACGCAGTCTCCTGGGAAATGTTCGGCTACCCGGAGTTCATGCTGCGGGACGCCGACGAGCTGATGGACGGGCAGTACATCAATCACCCGCACTTGAGGCCCATCGCGGACGCCATCCTGGCGTGGGCGTCCGCGACAGAGGGAGTGGATATCCAGATGCGGAAGGGCTACGTGTCGCTCCACAGCCCCCGGCGGAAATTCGCCCAGGTCACCCGGACCACCAACACCGCAGTGGACGTGACACTCAGGCTCGAGGCCCCTGCTGAGGGCCGGATCGAAACCGTCAAGACCCGGGCTGACGACCCTTTCGCCCGCCGGGTCCGCCTCACCTCGACCGAACACGTGGACGACCGACTGCTGGAAATTCTTGCGCTGGCCCTAAAGCAGAACAGCTAA
- a CDS encoding protein tyrosine phosphatase, translated as MSLFTVLATSKVAAGVLAAGTIAVGGTGAAAVSGVLPVEAQQTAHELLGAPAPELVGEAAADTQAVAGDAVDASTDAAVDAGAEAAGTAAVSEDGIAAQASASAGAGTAVDAAGAAALGLCTAFANGGLNASSEGFSSLVLAAQGEANVGSFCADVVAQADAAAEASAAATGSAAVEVGSPELPAVPAIPAVPAVPALPGIDGEPAVPAVPAVPEVPAASVDGGSAAVDAPSVSVR; from the coding sequence ATGTCGTTGTTCACCGTCCTCGCCACCAGCAAAGTCGCCGCCGGAGTACTGGCAGCAGGCACCATCGCCGTGGGTGGGACCGGCGCCGCAGCTGTTTCCGGTGTCCTCCCCGTCGAGGCACAGCAGACCGCGCACGAACTCCTCGGCGCACCGGCTCCGGAACTCGTTGGAGAAGCAGCCGCTGACACGCAGGCAGTCGCCGGTGACGCTGTGGATGCCAGCACGGACGCCGCCGTTGACGCTGGAGCAGAAGCCGCAGGAACCGCCGCTGTTTCGGAGGACGGCATCGCTGCCCAGGCCTCCGCCTCCGCTGGTGCCGGCACGGCCGTTGATGCGGCCGGCGCCGCCGCCCTCGGCCTTTGCACCGCTTTCGCCAATGGTGGCCTGAACGCTTCCTCCGAGGGCTTCTCCTCCCTGGTCCTTGCTGCACAGGGTGAAGCGAATGTCGGAAGCTTCTGCGCCGACGTCGTAGCCCAGGCTGACGCTGCCGCAGAAGCAAGCGCCGCAGCCACCGGGTCGGCCGCTGTTGAGGTCGGGAGCCCCGAGCTTCCTGCTGTTCCGGCCATCCCCGCTGTCCCGGCGGTCCCCGCTCTTCCGGGTATCGACGGCGAGCCGGCAGTTCCCGCTGTACCTGCCGTTCCCGAGGTCCCGGCTGCTTCCGTCGACGGCGGCAGCGCAGCTGTGGATGCCCCGTCCGTTTCGGTCCGCTAG
- a CDS encoding RNA polymerase sigma factor, which yields MEEPPVLDTLAQEEIDIFDDAAGTDPAALFGVAYRSFAGPVLGYLKARGVDDPEAVTQDVFLAFFPKISGLTGGLQGAKSLLFSIAHARMVDHYRRQERRPQLTPYDPQEDSRSTPSAEHCVVELNGAAAALLDGLSDEHQEVLALRVVADLSIEQVAGIMGKSEGAVKQLQRRALQNLKAQTLKRNQANNE from the coding sequence ATGGAGGAGCCGCCGGTGCTAGACACTTTGGCCCAAGAAGAGATCGACATATTCGACGACGCAGCCGGAACCGACCCGGCAGCGCTGTTCGGCGTCGCTTACCGGTCCTTTGCAGGTCCAGTGCTGGGTTACCTTAAGGCACGGGGCGTCGACGATCCCGAAGCGGTGACCCAGGACGTGTTCCTGGCGTTCTTTCCGAAGATCAGCGGCCTCACCGGAGGGCTGCAGGGCGCCAAGTCATTACTGTTTTCCATCGCCCACGCCCGGATGGTTGACCACTATCGGCGGCAGGAACGCAGGCCCCAGCTGACTCCTTACGACCCTCAGGAGGACAGCCGGAGTACCCCCTCCGCAGAGCACTGTGTGGTGGAGCTGAACGGCGCTGCTGCCGCCTTGCTGGACGGACTCAGCGACGAACACCAGGAAGTGCTGGCCCTGCGGGTGGTGGCCGACCTTTCCATAGAACAGGTGGCCGGAATCATGGGCAAAAGCGAAGGGGCGGTCAAGCAGCTCCAGCGCAGGGCCCTTCAGAATCTCAAGGCACAGACGCTCAAAAGAAACCAGGCAAACAATGAGTGA
- a CDS encoding sigma-70 family RNA polymerase sigma factor, translated as MPLDEDVVESIYREHGPALRRFVLSASRDPQLAEDVVQETVLRVWQHAPEVTGSLRSYLFRTARNIMIDNYRRAQRRPAETLDDGLADSADAVERVDELLNRVLIEEALLRLSSEHRDVLVALHYRRFTVNEAAVQLNVPSGTVKSRAFYAVRALRTILDEMGVER; from the coding sequence ATGCCTCTGGATGAGGATGTGGTGGAGTCCATTTACCGTGAACACGGCCCGGCCCTGCGCCGCTTCGTGCTCAGTGCGTCCCGGGACCCGCAACTGGCCGAAGATGTTGTCCAGGAAACCGTGCTCCGTGTATGGCAGCACGCGCCGGAGGTCACCGGAAGCCTCCGCAGCTATCTTTTCCGGACGGCCAGGAACATCATGATCGACAATTACCGCCGGGCGCAGCGCCGCCCGGCCGAAACCCTCGACGACGGCCTTGCCGATTCTGCGGATGCTGTGGAACGCGTGGATGAGCTGTTGAACAGGGTGCTGATCGAGGAAGCGCTGCTCCGCCTCAGCTCGGAACACCGGGACGTGCTGGTTGCCCTGCACTACCGCCGCTTCACCGTGAATGAGGCAGCGGTGCAGTTGAACGTCCCGAGCGGAACGGTGAAGTCCCGTGCCTTCTACGCTGTGCGGGCGTTGCGGACCATTCTGGACGAGATGGGGGTGGAACGGTGA
- a CDS encoding anti-sigma factor has translation MNASEQHQLLGAYLLGGLDAEDLKGFEAHLQGCVKCRDELARLEKVPALLDALPVPDAVALTVVPAGLGAPPAPAAGAPVYLLSKLANRRRKARRRWAALVGAVAAACLAVGMAVGPLLNRPAQPDATYSVQSGGGLQFSIDLARKNWGTELAVNGSSLPSDGTLSLWVRDRAGGEDRACAWTATPSGRVKVTGATPIQLTSISSVELRDGTQQAVAVITVP, from the coding sequence GTGAACGCTTCCGAGCAGCACCAGTTGCTGGGCGCCTACCTTCTGGGCGGACTGGACGCCGAGGATTTGAAGGGTTTCGAAGCGCACCTGCAGGGTTGCGTGAAATGCCGGGATGAGCTTGCCCGGCTTGAGAAAGTGCCCGCCTTGCTGGACGCCCTTCCGGTGCCGGACGCTGTGGCGCTCACCGTGGTCCCGGCTGGATTGGGTGCGCCGCCCGCCCCTGCAGCCGGGGCGCCGGTGTACCTCCTGTCCAAACTGGCGAACCGCCGCCGTAAGGCGCGACGGCGGTGGGCGGCTCTGGTAGGCGCTGTGGCCGCAGCGTGCCTCGCCGTGGGGATGGCGGTGGGTCCGCTGCTGAACCGGCCCGCGCAACCGGACGCCACATATTCAGTGCAGTCCGGAGGCGGCCTGCAGTTCAGCATCGACCTGGCCCGGAAGAACTGGGGAACCGAGCTGGCCGTGAACGGCAGCAGCCTCCCCTCCGACGGGACATTGTCGCTGTGGGTGCGGGACCGTGCCGGCGGCGAGGACCGTGCGTGCGCCTGGACGGCCACCCCGAGCGGCAGGGTCAAGGTTACCGGTGCCACGCCCATCCAGCTGACCAGCATTTCGAGTGTGGAACTGCGGGACGGCACGCAGCAGGCCGTCGCGGTGATCACCGTACCCTAG
- the trmB gene encoding tRNA (guanosine(46)-N7)-methyltransferase TrmB — translation MSESPESPQPEHVPRPVTPGTQASFGTYGGRPVSFVRRGTRLQGRRQAAWEEHAERWAVDVPRHVANTSVHPDYTFDSEAEFGRKAPLIVEIGSGLGDAICHAAEENPDTDFLAVEVYTPGLANTIIKINSRGLNNVRVVEANAPEVLASMLPAGSVSELWVFFPDPWHKSRHHKRRLIQPEFADLAARALKQGGLWRIATDWSNYAVHVRDVLADSEDFENLHTGERRGPESPLTQVWQSGVESVVGGAPVREGRAPVSTEHTGPNEGVDETGGWAPRFEGRIRTSFEGKAHEAGRLIFDLCYRRR, via the coding sequence ATGAGCGAATCCCCAGAATCACCGCAGCCGGAACACGTCCCGAGGCCGGTGACCCCGGGCACGCAGGCGTCGTTCGGCACCTACGGAGGCCGGCCCGTCAGCTTTGTTCGCCGCGGAACCAGGCTGCAGGGCCGCCGGCAGGCCGCATGGGAAGAGCACGCCGAGCGTTGGGCTGTCGACGTGCCCCGCCACGTCGCGAACACGTCGGTCCACCCGGACTACACTTTCGACTCCGAGGCGGAGTTCGGCCGCAAGGCACCCCTCATCGTGGAGATCGGTTCCGGCCTGGGTGACGCCATTTGCCATGCCGCCGAAGAGAACCCGGACACTGATTTCCTGGCAGTGGAGGTCTACACCCCCGGACTTGCGAACACGATCATCAAGATCAACAGCCGCGGGCTGAACAATGTCCGTGTGGTGGAGGCCAATGCGCCGGAGGTGCTGGCCAGCATGCTTCCGGCAGGTTCCGTCAGTGAACTGTGGGTTTTCTTTCCCGACCCGTGGCACAAGTCCCGGCATCACAAGCGGCGCCTTATCCAGCCGGAATTCGCGGACCTCGCCGCCCGCGCGCTTAAGCAGGGCGGGCTCTGGCGGATTGCCACTGACTGGTCCAACTACGCGGTCCACGTCCGCGACGTCCTGGCGGATTCGGAAGACTTTGAGAACCTGCACACCGGCGAGCGCCGCGGACCGGAAAGCCCACTGACCCAGGTGTGGCAGTCCGGCGTGGAATCGGTGGTGGGCGGAGCCCCGGTCCGTGAAGGCCGCGCTCCCGTCAGCACAGAACACACCGGGCCCAACGAGGGTGTGGACGAAACGGGTGGTTGGGCGCCGCGGTTCGAGGGCCGGATCAGGACCAGCTTCGAGGGCAAGGCCCACGAAGCCGGGCGGCTCATCTTCGACCTCTGCTACCGCCGCCGATAA
- a CDS encoding MFS transporter → MTEATNAAAKRQQAGKPQPDNLPRPGNLVDAEIDELPAPEPTRVGSRRGLVYLGLCLVLIGLNLRTVFSSFSAVLPEVTSQAALPGWAVVVLTTVPVTLLGVFAPLAPVLARRFGAERVLLGAMAVLTAGLLLRPVELPWLQVSGPPGPAHLTALLAGTAACGAAIALCNVLLPGLVKRDFPHRLGLMGGLYTTAICASAALGAGFTYPLYKATGEWALALWFWALPAAVVLVLFLPVAVRQDPIRHQAVREGVNVWRSAVAWQVTIFMVLQAMMSFSVFAWLAPILRERGVDGATAGLVVSACIVLQMLGSLFAPALAARVRDQRAINMVVALMTGGGFALSIFGPLELIWVWAGLLGLGQGSLTAVALTMIMLRTRDGHTAAHLSGMMQGVGYGLGSSGTLLVGQLHQATGSFTAAGVLFLAVGLLAAVFGYRAGRNRFVGDPTG, encoded by the coding sequence GTGACGGAAGCGACGAACGCTGCGGCTAAAAGGCAGCAGGCGGGAAAGCCCCAGCCGGACAATCTGCCCCGGCCCGGCAACCTGGTGGACGCTGAAATTGATGAGCTGCCGGCGCCGGAACCAACCCGGGTAGGAAGCCGGAGGGGCCTGGTTTACCTGGGCCTGTGCCTTGTCCTGATCGGTCTGAACCTGCGCACGGTCTTCTCCAGTTTCTCGGCGGTGCTTCCCGAGGTCACCTCGCAGGCCGCACTTCCAGGTTGGGCGGTGGTAGTGCTGACCACTGTTCCGGTGACGCTGTTGGGCGTCTTCGCGCCCCTGGCCCCGGTCCTGGCCCGACGCTTCGGCGCCGAACGCGTACTCCTCGGTGCGATGGCGGTCCTCACTGCGGGGCTCCTGCTCCGGCCGGTCGAGCTCCCATGGCTGCAGGTTTCCGGCCCGCCGGGACCGGCCCACCTGACCGCACTGCTGGCAGGAACAGCGGCCTGCGGTGCCGCCATCGCCCTGTGCAATGTGCTGTTGCCAGGGCTGGTCAAACGCGACTTCCCGCACCGCCTTGGCCTGATGGGCGGGCTGTACACCACGGCCATCTGCGCCTCTGCCGCCCTCGGCGCCGGCTTCACCTACCCGCTGTACAAGGCGACGGGGGAGTGGGCTTTGGCGCTGTGGTTCTGGGCGTTGCCTGCCGCCGTCGTCCTTGTCCTGTTCCTGCCGGTGGCAGTCCGGCAGGACCCAATCCGGCACCAGGCGGTGAGGGAGGGGGTAAACGTCTGGCGGTCGGCAGTCGCGTGGCAGGTCACGATCTTTATGGTGCTCCAGGCGATGATGTCCTTCAGTGTGTTCGCCTGGCTGGCACCCATCCTGCGGGAAAGGGGTGTGGACGGCGCCACCGCGGGGCTGGTTGTGTCCGCATGTATTGTGCTGCAGATGCTCGGCTCGCTCTTTGCGCCCGCGCTGGCTGCACGCGTCCGGGACCAGCGGGCCATCAACATGGTGGTGGCGCTGATGACCGGCGGTGGCTTCGCACTCAGCATCTTCGGGCCGCTTGAGCTGATTTGGGTGTGGGCCGGACTCCTGGGGCTCGGCCAGGGGAGCCTCACCGCCGTGGCGCTGACCATGATCATGCTCCGGACCCGGGACGGGCACACGGCGGCGCACCTGTCCGGAATGATGCAGGGCGTGGGCTACGGCCTTGGTTCATCGGGAACGCTTCTGGTGGGACAGTTGCACCAGGCCACCGGATCGTTCACAGCGGCCGGCGTCCTTTTTCTGGCCGTGGGCCTGCTCGCGGCGGTTTTCGGCTACCGCGCCGGCCGGAACCGGTTCGTCGGGGACCCAACTGGGTAG
- a CDS encoding M20 family metallopeptidase, with translation MTIMPAARELQPELIRFRHAMHQEPEIGLDLPRTQEKVLKALDGLPYEITLGKETTSVTAVLRGTGPSAAARDAEAAGAAQPARPSVLLRADMDGLPVQEKSGVDYTSRVDGTMHACGHDLHTAMLTGAATLLAENRHRLAGDVVLMFQPGEEGFDGASYMIREGVLEAPGRRVDAAYGMHVFSALEPHGTFATKPGVMLSASDGLVVTVLGAGGHGSAPHAAKDPVTAAAEMVTALQVMITRQFNMFDPVVLSVGVLHAGTKRNVIPETARIEATIRTFSEASRQKLMDSIPRLLRGIASAHGLEVDVDYQQEYPLTITDEDETHTAENVITEMFGDSRLSRWATPLSGSEDFSRVLAEVPGTFIGLSAVPRGVDHAASPFNHSPYATFDDGVLADGAALYAELATQRLAALSQSPTNS, from the coding sequence ATGACCATCATGCCCGCGGCCAGGGAACTTCAGCCCGAATTGATCCGGTTCCGCCATGCGATGCACCAGGAGCCGGAAATCGGCCTGGACCTGCCGCGGACGCAGGAGAAAGTCCTCAAGGCATTGGACGGGTTGCCCTACGAAATCACCCTGGGCAAGGAAACGACGTCGGTTACGGCCGTGCTGCGCGGCACGGGGCCCTCGGCTGCTGCCAGGGACGCTGAGGCAGCCGGCGCGGCTCAGCCCGCGCGGCCGTCCGTCTTGCTCCGCGCCGACATGGACGGCCTGCCGGTCCAGGAAAAGTCCGGCGTGGACTACACCTCCCGCGTGGACGGAACCATGCACGCCTGCGGCCATGACCTCCACACCGCGATGCTTACGGGCGCGGCCACCCTGCTGGCCGAGAACCGGCACCGCCTTGCGGGCGACGTCGTCCTGATGTTCCAGCCCGGCGAGGAAGGCTTCGACGGCGCCAGCTACATGATCCGGGAGGGTGTGCTGGAGGCGCCCGGCCGGCGCGTCGACGCCGCGTACGGCATGCACGTGTTCTCCGCCCTGGAACCGCACGGCACCTTCGCTACCAAACCCGGCGTGATGCTTAGCGCCTCCGACGGCCTGGTGGTCACCGTACTCGGCGCAGGCGGCCACGGTTCCGCCCCACACGCTGCCAAGGATCCCGTGACCGCGGCCGCCGAAATGGTCACTGCGCTGCAGGTGATGATCACCCGCCAGTTCAACATGTTCGATCCCGTAGTCCTCTCCGTCGGCGTCCTGCACGCCGGGACCAAGCGGAACGTCATCCCGGAAACGGCACGGATCGAGGCCACCATCCGGACCTTTTCCGAAGCCTCGCGGCAAAAACTGATGGACTCCATTCCCCGACTCCTGCGGGGGATCGCATCGGCGCACGGCCTTGAGGTCGACGTCGACTACCAGCAGGAGTACCCGCTCACCATCACGGACGAGGATGAAACCCACACAGCCGAGAACGTCATCACCGAAATGTTCGGCGATTCCCGGCTTTCCCGCTGGGCCACGCCGCTGAGCGGTTCGGAGGACTTCTCCAGGGTCCTGGCCGAGGTGCCCGGCACGTTCATTGGCCTCAGCGCCGTCCCCCGCGGCGTTGACCACGCCGCCTCACCGTTCAACCACTCACCGTACGCAACGTTCGACGACGGCGTGCTGGCGGACGGTGCCGCCCTCTACGCGGAGCTCGCCACGCAGCGCCTCGCCGCGCTTTCGCAGTCCCCCACGAACTCCTGA